From one Patescibacteria group bacterium genomic stretch:
- a CDS encoding flippase: MRLTQKIAYNTIIQTVGKFISVFFGVIALGIMTRYLGAERFGQYTTVVAFLQFFAILADMGLMLITVQMISRPNVDEEKILNNIFTLRFFASIIFFSIAPIVSFFFPYPTIVKIAIVIFTVSFFLLSLIQVLTGLFQKKLKIIKVTIADILGKSTIILFIALAAYFDLGLLGIISAGVVGAIFNFSYLFYSTRKIIKIHWAFDFDIWKETLRKSWPIALSIAFNLVYLKADTIILSLYHSQSDVGLYGASFRFLEILIMLPTMFMGLILPLLSNYWNGKNFIEFKKIFKTAFDVMIITAIPLAIGTLFLAKPIIILVAGNEFAPAAPILKVIIFASAIVFIGTLYGHTIVAIEKQKKMIWAYAITAAISLTIYLIVIPKYSYYGAAWATVFAESLIALICAWMVIKTTKIFPNFLIILKVLIASGIMAAVLYFIKEQNLFISLITSIAVYFFALYILKALPKNLIREIIKIK, from the coding sequence ATGCGCCTTACGCAAAAAATCGCTTACAATACAATAATTCAAACTGTTGGGAAATTCATTTCCGTGTTTTTTGGAGTTATTGCTTTAGGAATAATGACAAGATATCTTGGAGCTGAAAGATTTGGGCAATACACGACAGTAGTCGCGTTTTTGCAATTCTTTGCTATTTTAGCGGATATGGGACTGATGCTGATAACAGTTCAAATGATTTCTCGCCCGAATGTTGACGAGGAAAAAATTTTAAACAACATATTTACTTTAAGATTTTTTGCAAGCATTATTTTCTTTTCTATCGCTCCGATAGTTTCGTTCTTTTTTCCTTATCCAACAATAGTAAAAATCGCCATTGTTATTTTTACTGTTTCGTTTTTTCTTTTAAGCCTGATTCAAGTTTTAACAGGGCTATTTCAAAAAAAGCTGAAAATTATAAAAGTGACAATAGCGGATATTCTCGGCAAGTCAACAATAATTTTATTTATCGCGCTTGCCGCTTATTTTGATTTAGGGCTTTTGGGAATTATATCCGCAGGCGTTGTCGGCGCTATTTTCAATTTCTCATATCTATTTTATTCAACGCGCAAGATAATAAAAATACACTGGGCTTTTGATTTTGATATTTGGAAAGAAACATTGCGAAAATCATGGCCAATAGCTCTTTCAATTGCTTTTAATTTAGTTTATCTAAAAGCAGACACTATAATTCTTTCACTTTACCATTCGCAGTCTGATGTCGGCTTGTACGGCGCAAGTTTTCGCTTTTTAGAAATTTTAATAATGCTGCCGACAATGTTTATGGGGTTGATATTGCCTTTGCTTTCAAATTATTGGAACGGGAAAAATTTTATTGAATTTAAAAAAATATTTAAAACAGCTTTTGATGTAATGATAATAACCGCCATACCTTTGGCAATCGGGACGCTATTTTTAGCAAAACCGATTATAATTTTAGTAGCCGGCAATGAATTCGCGCCAGCAGCTCCTATTTTGAAAGTTATTATTTTCGCGTCTGCCATTGTATTTATTGGAACACTTTACGGACATACAATCGTGGCAATAGAAAAACAAAAAAAAATGATTTGGGCTTACGCAATCACTGCCGCGATAAGTTTAACAATTTATCTGATCGTTATTCCAAAATATTCTTATTATGGCGCGGCATGGGCAACTGTTTTTGCTGAATCTTTAATAGCGCTAATCTGCGCTTGGATGGTTATTAAAACAACAAAAATTTTTCCTAACTTTCTTATAATTTTAAAAGTTTTAATCGCCAGCGGAATTATGGCAGCTGTTTTATATTTTATAAAAGAACAAAATCTGTTTATTTCTCTGATAACATCAATAGCTGTTTATTTTTTTGCTTTATATATATTAAAAGCGCTTCCAAAAAATTTAATTAGGGAAATAATAAAAATAAAATAA